In one window of Skermanella rosea DNA:
- a CDS encoding RT0821/Lpp0805 family surface protein: protein MAYRKATIAAFATLSLGLGACEGMNTGDVIGSLGGGVGGAVLGSQIGGGTGRVAATAFGSLAGALAGQQLSRHLQGNDQTTAVQAEETAITRNEPIQWSSADSDRRGTIEPTRTFQNPGGQTCREYQHTVYIGGRAERANGTACQQPDGSWRIVS from the coding sequence ATGGCTTACCGCAAAGCGACCATCGCCGCTTTCGCCACCCTGTCACTCGGTCTCGGCGCCTGCGAAGGCATGAACACCGGGGACGTCATCGGCAGCTTGGGCGGCGGCGTCGGCGGTGCCGTTCTCGGATCGCAGATTGGCGGCGGGACCGGGCGGGTCGCCGCAACGGCGTTCGGCAGCCTGGCCGGAGCGCTGGCCGGCCAGCAGTTGAGCCGGCACCTGCAGGGCAATGACCAGACGACCGCGGTCCAGGCGGAAGAGACCGCGATCACCCGGAACGAGCCGATCCAGTGGTCCAGTGCCGACAGCGACCGCCGCGGCACCATCGAGCCGACCCGGACATTCCAGAACCCGGGCGGCCAGACCTGCCGCGAATACCAGCATACCGTCTATATCGGCGGACGGGCCGAACGGGCCAACGGCACCGCCTGCCAGCAACCCGACGGGTCGTGGCGGATCGTGAGCTGA
- a CDS encoding acetate/propionate family kinase, with product MIDSILVLNAGSSSIKFSVEAPVGPDSVRMLAVGQIEGIGTHVHFVAKDADGTVLAETRWEDGSGPTDHEAALHVISEWLDGFLGDARVLAVGHRVVHGGSDFSGPVVITPAVRAKLQELVPLAPLHQPHNLAPIDAVEARYPGVLQVACFDTSFHRGHDFAAEAFAIPLRYFDQGIRRYGFHGLSYEYVARRLTEVAPDVASGRVVVAHLGNGASMCAIRGGRSVESTMGFTALDGLAMGTRSGQIDPGVLLHLIGTAGMTVPEVTRLLYHESGLKGLSGISPDMRDLERSEDPRATRAIDYFVHAIRRQLGALAASVGGLDALVFTAGIGENSAMVRRRVCEGMEWLGISLDADANEGNAQVISTADSAVKVLVVRTSEETMIGLHVLEALEQAVA from the coding sequence ATGATCGACTCCATCCTCGTCCTGAACGCCGGATCAAGCAGCATCAAGTTCTCGGTGGAGGCGCCGGTCGGACCGGACTCCGTCCGCATGCTGGCAGTCGGTCAGATCGAAGGCATCGGCACGCACGTCCACTTCGTCGCGAAGGATGCGGACGGCACGGTGCTGGCCGAGACCCGCTGGGAGGACGGCTCCGGCCCGACGGACCATGAAGCGGCGCTGCACGTGATCAGCGAGTGGCTCGACGGGTTCCTCGGCGATGCCCGGGTCCTGGCCGTCGGTCACCGGGTGGTCCACGGCGGCTCCGACTTCTCGGGTCCCGTGGTCATCACCCCCGCCGTCCGGGCGAAGCTCCAGGAACTGGTGCCGCTGGCGCCGCTGCACCAGCCGCACAACCTGGCGCCGATCGACGCGGTCGAGGCCCGCTATCCCGGCGTTCTCCAGGTCGCCTGCTTCGATACCTCCTTCCACCGCGGCCACGACTTCGCCGCCGAGGCGTTCGCGATCCCCCTGAGATATTTCGACCAGGGGATCCGGCGCTACGGATTCCACGGCCTGTCCTACGAGTATGTCGCGCGCCGCCTGACGGAGGTTGCTCCGGACGTCGCCTCGGGCCGGGTCGTCGTGGCCCATCTCGGCAACGGCGCCAGCATGTGCGCGATCCGCGGCGGCAGGAGCGTGGAGAGCACCATGGGCTTCACGGCGCTCGACGGCCTGGCGATGGGAACCCGCAGCGGGCAGATCGATCCCGGCGTGCTGCTTCATCTGATCGGCACGGCCGGCATGACGGTGCCGGAAGTCACCCGCCTGCTCTACCACGAGTCGGGGCTCAAGGGTCTGTCCGGCATCAGCCCGGACATGCGCGACCTGGAACGCAGCGAGGATCCCAGAGCGACCCGGGCGATCGACTACTTCGTCCATGCCATACGCCGCCAGCTCGGCGCCCTGGCGGCCTCGGTCGGCGGGCTCGACGCCCTGGTGTTCACCGCCGGCATCGGCGAGAACTCGGCGATGGTCCGGCGGCGGGTGTGCGAGGGCATGGAATGGCTCGGCATTTCTCTCGATGCCGATGCCAACGAGGGCAACGCCCAGGTGATCTCCACGGCCGATTCGGCGGTCAAGGTGCTGGTCGTGAGGACCAGCGAGGAGACCATGATCGGCCTGCACGTGCTCGAAGCGCTGGAGCAGGCCGTCGCCTGA
- a CDS encoding bifunctional enoyl-CoA hydratase/phosphate acetyltransferase, giving the protein MARNRTFNEISVGDTATIRRVCTANDLVVFAHASGNLNPLTLPRDKDRNGIVDPDTIAPSMWVGSQISAVLGNSLPGAGTRYRGQTLSFYERVHVGDELSITVTVTEKREPGIVILDCKLVNQNGVLVAEGVADVLAPTEHIDTPDAALPKLMIERHEKFTRMISACEALPPLETAVVFPTDRSSLGGVLLAAAARLIEPILIGPADRIRAVAQEMGGDISRFPIVEISQSEAAAAHAVELVHQGKAGAIMKGNLHSDELLHEVTKSGTGLRTAHRISHVFVMDVPGMDHLLLVSDAAINILPSLETKVDIVQNAINMALALGISQPRVGILSAVETVTPKIPSTLDAAVLSKMAERGQIKGGIVDGPLAMDNAVDLEAARTKGIASLVAGRADVLIVPNLEAGNMLAKELTFIAHADAAGLVLGARVPIILTSRADDEKSRLASCALAQLHQAYARTGKAILDLGGIQGGQQ; this is encoded by the coding sequence ATGGCACGTAACCGGACTTTCAACGAGATCTCCGTCGGCGACACGGCGACGATCCGCAGGGTCTGCACGGCGAACGATCTGGTGGTCTTCGCCCATGCATCCGGCAACCTCAATCCGCTGACGCTGCCGCGCGACAAGGACCGGAACGGCATCGTCGATCCCGACACGATCGCCCCCAGCATGTGGGTCGGATCGCAGATCTCGGCCGTGCTCGGCAATTCCCTGCCGGGCGCCGGGACGCGCTACCGGGGCCAGACGCTCTCGTTCTACGAGCGGGTGCATGTCGGCGACGAGCTCTCGATCACCGTCACGGTGACCGAGAAGCGCGAACCCGGCATCGTCATCCTCGACTGCAAGCTGGTCAACCAGAACGGCGTCCTGGTCGCGGAGGGCGTCGCCGACGTCCTCGCCCCGACCGAGCACATCGACACGCCCGACGCGGCCCTGCCCAAGCTGATGATCGAGCGGCACGAGAAGTTCACCCGCATGATAAGCGCCTGCGAGGCGCTGCCCCCGCTGGAGACGGCGGTCGTGTTCCCGACCGACCGCAGCTCCCTGGGCGGCGTCCTGCTGGCGGCCGCCGCCCGGCTGATCGAGCCGATCCTGATCGGGCCGGCCGACCGGATCCGCGCCGTCGCGCAGGAGATGGGCGGCGACATCTCCCGATTCCCCATCGTCGAGATCTCGCAGTCGGAGGCCGCGGCGGCCCACGCGGTCGAGCTGGTCCACCAGGGCAAGGCCGGCGCGATCATGAAGGGCAACCTCCATTCCGACGAGCTGCTGCACGAGGTCACCAAGTCCGGCACCGGCCTGCGGACGGCCCACCGGATCAGCCACGTGTTCGTCATGGACGTGCCCGGCATGGACCATCTGCTGCTGGTCAGCGACGCCGCCATCAACATCCTGCCGAGCCTGGAGACCAAGGTCGACATCGTGCAGAACGCGATCAACATGGCCCTGGCGCTCGGCATCAGCCAGCCGCGCGTCGGCATCCTGTCCGCGGTCGAGACCGTCACCCCCAAGATCCCGTCGACGCTCGACGCGGCCGTCCTGTCCAAGATGGCCGAACGCGGACAGATCAAGGGCGGCATCGTCGACGGCCCGCTCGCGATGGACAACGCGGTCGATCTGGAAGCCGCCCGGACAAAGGGCATCGCCTCGCTCGTCGCCGGACGCGCCGACGTGCTGATCGTTCCCAACCTGGAGGCCGGCAACATGCTGGCCAAGGAACTCACCTTCATCGCGCATGCCGACGCGGCGGGGCTGGTGCTCGGCGCCCGCGTGCCGATCATCCTGACCAGCCGGGCCGACGACGAGAAATCCCGTCTCGCCTCCTGCGCGCTGGCGCAGCTCCATCAGGCCTACGCCAGGACCGGCAAGGCCATCCTCGACCTCGGCGGCATCCAGGGAGGGCAGCAATGA
- a CDS encoding LuxR C-terminal-related transcriptional regulator — MTPTLLIDPHRLFRQGLVRLLEGSRYQVVAEHATVEEALASRLSEIRPAPRLIVLDPGSDKAQSIPALRAAIPDARLVMLTSNLQTDRLRQAVEAHADGYLTKDHDPGELTAALDRVMDGHTLLPAGLSAFRIPAPKPAAPRGLTVREAEILRRLVNGDSNRMIADHLSLSEMVVKASVKQLLRKIKAANRTQAALWAIHQGLDRPRALSA; from the coding sequence ATGACCCCGACCCTGCTGATCGACCCGCACCGCCTGTTCCGCCAGGGATTGGTGCGCCTGCTCGAAGGCTCGCGCTACCAGGTGGTTGCCGAGCATGCGACCGTCGAGGAGGCGCTGGCATCGCGGCTCTCGGAGATCAGGCCGGCACCTCGGCTGATCGTCCTCGATCCCGGCTCGGACAAGGCCCAGTCGATCCCGGCCCTGCGTGCCGCCATACCCGACGCCCGCCTCGTGATGCTGACCTCCAATCTCCAGACGGACCGCCTGCGGCAGGCCGTCGAGGCGCATGCCGACGGTTACCTCACCAAGGATCATGATCCCGGCGAACTGACCGCGGCACTCGACCGCGTGATGGACGGGCATACCCTGCTTCCGGCCGGATTGAGCGCCTTCAGGATCCCGGCCCCCAAGCCGGCGGCGCCCCGCGGACTGACCGTTCGCGAAGCCGAGATCCTGCGCCGCCTGGTCAACGGCGACAGCAACCGGATGATCGCCGACCACCTGTCGCTCAGCGAAATGGTGGTCAAGGCGTCGGTCAAGCAGTTGCTGCGCAAGATCAAGGCCGCGAACAGGACCCAGGCCGCGCTGTGGGCGATCCACCAGGGCCTCGACAGGCCGCGGGCGCTCAGCGCCTGA
- a CDS encoding substrate-binding periplasmic protein produces MHRYFAGSGSWPMLAAALLLLVGAVWAFPAQAGPLKVVYVELPPYTYTDPDGTPKGSLVELTRKVAADAGVEFTAESVPARRLFQGIAVGDYDMFIGIKTPEAFQGTTVASRSVIARIDLHAWSIGTVPEVKAKEDLTGKQVIVLTGYSYGGWRSYFEDPANGVQMVEARAPEQALQLLVAGRAPILLQYELPMEQALGGKRPPDLKSSLISSLDCHFVVSLKRPDAAELVGRLDAGFEKLKAAGALP; encoded by the coding sequence ATGCATAGGTATTTCGCCGGATCGGGATCGTGGCCGATGCTGGCCGCGGCGTTACTCCTGCTGGTCGGCGCGGTTTGGGCATTCCCGGCGCAGGCCGGACCCTTGAAGGTCGTCTACGTGGAACTGCCTCCCTACACCTATACCGATCCCGACGGCACGCCCAAGGGAAGCCTGGTCGAACTGACGCGCAAGGTCGCGGCCGACGCCGGGGTGGAGTTCACCGCGGAGTCGGTCCCGGCGCGGCGCCTGTTCCAGGGGATCGCAGTGGGTGATTATGACATGTTCATCGGCATCAAGACGCCGGAGGCGTTCCAGGGCACGACGGTCGCGAGCAGGTCGGTGATCGCCAGGATCGATCTCCATGCGTGGTCGATCGGCACGGTGCCGGAGGTCAAGGCCAAGGAGGACCTGACCGGCAAGCAGGTGATCGTGCTGACGGGCTATTCCTACGGCGGATGGCGCAGCTATTTCGAGGATCCCGCCAACGGGGTGCAGATGGTCGAGGCAAGGGCTCCCGAGCAGGCCCTCCAGCTGCTGGTCGCCGGGCGGGCGCCCATCCTGCTCCAGTACGAGCTTCCGATGGAGCAGGCGCTGGGCGGCAAGCGTCCGCCCGACCTGAAGTCGAGCCTCATCTCCAGCCTGGACTGCCATTTCGTCGTTTCGCTGAAACGCCCGGACGCGGCCGAACTGGTCGGCAGGCTGGACGCCGGATTCGAGAAGCTCAAGGCGGCCGGCGCCTTGCCCTGA
- a CDS encoding methyl-accepting chemotaxis protein, whose amino-acid sequence MPDPNAAPEAAGITGRFGIRQKALILIGATMLLSGALSIGFTLHRSEQAAYSDLGTRADIIAALQARSAAIPLFDLDFEQVTELVKAAAGDPDYLASFVRDPKGKVVAAVGDLEATEGFIEVVREIRGGAGGQSARIGEYVLRLKTARTDAHLRSQATVQIGGGVAALVVVMAILYAIIASFSGPLEKLTRLVGRLACGDHGVTVPDTGRGDEIGAMARAVDVLKAKALERERLEAEKIESRAAEAARARRLTDLAAAFDGSVELVVVEVSGTAGQMKAGAEGVLDGALAVDRRNSTVAAAAGRASRSVSIASGAAEELTTSIQVIAESVGQSVLVSGQAIGKADETRRTVESLAEAAHKIGEVTDLINQIAGQTNLLALNATIEAARAGEAGKGFAIVASEVKNLASQTAKATEEIAGQIRAIQAVTQETVSAMQQISAAIMDLNDRSGQISAAISEQLGATTEIAVQISGAAEGAETVALTIQEAAGVSHEVSTAARETVQLAAKLQERFSALRTEVRQFLDSVKAA is encoded by the coding sequence ATGCCCGATCCAAACGCTGCACCGGAAGCCGCCGGAATCACCGGCCGGTTCGGTATCCGCCAGAAGGCGCTGATCCTGATCGGCGCGACAATGCTGCTGTCCGGCGCCTTGTCCATCGGCTTCACACTCCACAGGTCCGAGCAGGCGGCCTATTCCGACCTGGGAACCCGTGCCGACATCATAGCCGCGCTCCAGGCGAGGTCCGCGGCCATCCCCCTGTTCGACCTCGACTTCGAACAGGTAACCGAACTGGTCAAGGCGGCGGCAGGGGACCCCGACTACCTCGCCAGCTTCGTGCGCGATCCCAAGGGGAAGGTCGTCGCCGCCGTCGGCGACCTGGAGGCGACGGAGGGCTTCATCGAGGTCGTCCGGGAAATCCGCGGCGGTGCCGGCGGGCAATCCGCCAGGATCGGCGAATACGTGCTGCGCCTGAAGACGGCGCGGACCGACGCGCATCTGCGTTCGCAGGCGACGGTCCAGATCGGCGGCGGCGTCGCGGCGCTGGTGGTCGTCATGGCCATCCTCTACGCCATCATCGCCTCCTTCAGCGGTCCGCTGGAGAAACTGACCCGGTTGGTCGGGCGGCTGGCCTGCGGGGACCACGGAGTCACGGTTCCCGATACCGGACGCGGCGACGAGATCGGCGCCATGGCGCGCGCGGTCGACGTGCTGAAGGCCAAGGCGCTGGAGAGGGAGCGGCTGGAAGCCGAGAAGATCGAGTCCCGGGCGGCGGAAGCGGCGCGGGCCAGGCGCCTGACCGATCTGGCCGCGGCCTTCGACGGCAGCGTCGAACTGGTCGTCGTGGAGGTGTCCGGGACCGCCGGGCAGATGAAGGCCGGGGCGGAGGGAGTGCTCGACGGCGCGCTCGCCGTCGACCGGCGGAACAGCACGGTCGCCGCCGCGGCCGGGCGGGCATCCCGGAGCGTATCCATTGCCAGCGGCGCCGCGGAGGAACTGACCACGTCCATCCAGGTCATCGCCGAAAGCGTCGGCCAGTCGGTGCTGGTCTCCGGCCAGGCCATCGGCAAGGCGGACGAGACCCGGCGGACCGTCGAGTCGCTGGCGGAGGCCGCCCACAAGATCGGTGAGGTGACCGACCTCATCAACCAGATCGCCGGACAGACCAACCTGCTGGCGCTGAACGCGACGATCGAGGCCGCGCGGGCGGGGGAGGCGGGCAAGGGATTCGCCATCGTCGCGTCGGAGGTCAAGAACCTGGCCAGCCAGACCGCCAAGGCGACGGAGGAGATCGCCGGCCAGATCCGGGCGATCCAGGCGGTGACGCAGGAAACGGTCTCCGCCATGCAGCAGATCTCCGCCGCTATCATGGACCTGAACGACCGTTCCGGCCAGATATCCGCCGCCATCAGCGAGCAGCTCGGCGCCACGACGGAGATCGCGGTCCAGATCAGCGGAGCGGCCGAGGGGGCGGAGACGGTCGCCCTGACCATCCAGGAGGCTGCCGGCGTCTCCCACGAAGTTTCCACCGCCGCACGGGAGACCGTGCAACTCGCGGCGAAGCTGCAGGAGCGATTCAGCGCGCTCCGCACTGAAGTCCGCCAGTTCCTGGACTCCGTGAAGGCGGCCTGA
- a CDS encoding MFS transporter, which translates to MPPSVSAAGFGGILRALRNPNYGLYTAGNAVSLIGTWMQRIAVGWLTWQLTGSGAWLGAIAFADLFPTVFVGPFAGAVADRWDRLRVTKVSQTLAMVQAITLFGLTWFDLMTIELLFALTVALGVIAGFNQPARLALIPSLVRREDLSAAVAINSIIFNSARFIGPAVAGLMIVTGGLATAFAVNALSFVFFLVALSRIRLPAEPPAPPRARSSLFRDVGDGIRYTASHEGIAPMMMLLIVVCLCVRPVVELLPGFAAAVFASGAGGLAVLTSTIGAGAVLGGFWLARRTDPGGLTGIALGNTLVLSLALLAFVATDRWWVAIPALGILGACMVVTGVGTQTLLQLSVAGEMRGRVLSLYGVIFRGGPALGALVVGVASERFGLRVPLAVSAGFAVLAWLWTWSGRARIIRALEPESHAD; encoded by the coding sequence TTGCCCCCGTCCGTTTCCGCCGCCGGTTTCGGTGGCATCCTCCGAGCCCTGCGCAATCCGAATTACGGTCTCTACACCGCCGGCAACGCGGTATCCCTGATCGGCACGTGGATGCAGCGCATAGCGGTGGGCTGGCTGACCTGGCAGTTGACCGGTTCGGGCGCGTGGCTAGGTGCCATCGCGTTCGCCGACCTCTTTCCGACGGTGTTCGTCGGCCCCTTCGCCGGAGCGGTGGCCGACCGGTGGGATCGTCTGCGAGTCACGAAGGTCAGCCAGACGCTGGCCATGGTCCAGGCGATCACCCTCTTCGGGCTGACCTGGTTCGACCTGATGACCATCGAACTGCTGTTCGCCCTGACCGTGGCGCTTGGCGTCATCGCCGGTTTCAACCAGCCGGCCCGGCTGGCGCTCATCCCCAGCCTGGTGCGGCGCGAGGACCTGTCGGCGGCGGTCGCGATCAACTCCATCATCTTCAATTCGGCCCGGTTCATCGGTCCTGCCGTTGCCGGCTTGATGATCGTGACCGGGGGGCTGGCAACCGCTTTCGCCGTCAACGCCCTCAGCTTCGTGTTCTTCCTCGTGGCGCTGTCGCGCATCCGCCTGCCGGCCGAACCGCCGGCACCGCCGCGGGCGCGGAGTTCGCTGTTCCGCGACGTGGGGGACGGAATCCGCTACACCGCCTCGCACGAGGGGATCGCGCCGATGATGATGCTGCTGATCGTGGTCTGCCTGTGCGTCCGTCCGGTCGTGGAACTGCTGCCGGGGTTCGCGGCGGCGGTGTTCGCGTCGGGAGCGGGCGGGCTGGCCGTGCTCACCTCGACCATCGGAGCCGGCGCGGTGCTGGGCGGATTCTGGCTGGCCCGGCGGACCGATCCCGGCGGGCTGACCGGCATAGCGCTGGGCAACACGCTGGTGCTGTCGCTCGCCCTGCTGGCCTTCGTCGCGACGGACCGCTGGTGGGTGGCGATACCGGCGCTCGGCATCCTGGGAGCCTGCATGGTCGTCACGGGCGTCGGCACCCAGACGCTTCTCCAACTGTCGGTGGCCGGCGAGATGAGGGGCAGGGTCCTGAGCCTTTACGGGGTCATCTTCCGCGGCGGTCCGGCCCTCGGCGCGCTGGTGGTCGGGGTAGCTTCGGAACGGTTCGGGCTCCGCGTCCCCCTCGCCGTGAGCGCGGGGTTCGCCGTATTGGCTTGGCTCTGGACATGGTCGGGACGCGCACGGATCATCCGGGCGTTGGAGCCGGAAAGCCATGCCGATTGA
- a CDS encoding response regulator, whose translation MERRHPDASAPEGWGGSPADFRAADFRANVLVLDDDAAVCQAFAFTLEDLGCSVLAVTGIREAFSLIASREFVPDLIIADQGLGEGMTGLEAVRLLRTRFGKQIPACIVTGDVLSDALRGVSAEDIGCLAKPIGSAELQALVAPGDMASCPSMRKELEIRTAWQR comes from the coding sequence GTGGAGAGACGACATCCAGACGCTTCCGCGCCGGAAGGGTGGGGCGGTTCGCCAGCCGATTTTCGGGCTGCGGATTTCCGAGCCAATGTCCTGGTCCTGGACGACGATGCCGCGGTTTGCCAAGCCTTCGCCTTCACGCTGGAAGATTTGGGATGTTCGGTCCTGGCGGTCACCGGCATCCGTGAGGCGTTCTCCCTGATCGCCAGCCGGGAGTTCGTTCCGGACCTCATCATCGCCGACCAGGGCCTGGGTGAGGGAATGACTGGGCTCGAGGCTGTCCGTCTGCTTCGGACCCGCTTCGGCAAGCAGATCCCCGCCTGCATCGTCACGGGCGATGTCCTGTCAGACGCCTTGCGAGGCGTCTCGGCCGAGGATATCGGCTGCCTCGCCAAGCCGATCGGCTCCGCGGAACTGCAGGCCCTCGTCGCTCCCGGAGACATGGCGTCCTGCCCGAGCATGCGCAAGGAGCTTGAGATTCGAACGGCATGGCAACGATGA
- a CDS encoding ATP-binding protein, translating to MPVGTEKLWGVLRGLRLRLMLLVCCGVLPLSLLVLHLLEQQRQQILTGARDDVMTLAREAGMRQGEVLAQVRGLLQVLTAVPALREFEEGTCSGMLDEIVRHQPGLTSLWIARPDGSVPCSHHPGGLALNMAERAYFRDAVSENRFVVSDYLIGRVSGRPVLGTALPFSRPDGRIAGVAMAGINIGWLHRLAEQVVNAKDISLVLVDGNGTLLAHGSVAAPSDPPVGSKVADHPLVAAMLGSLEGTVETSDLSGVGRLFAHVALPGTGARLAVGIERDAVLAQVDRQRTISLVTLFLVAAASLTTAALAGEVLVLRWLDRLREAAARLGRGDLSVRAPLPSGGELRELAGAFNDMADSLEQREQSRSESEARFRDMAEVSSDWFWETGPDNRFTYISKGINLTGAGQDLFVGALREEIAAQPADDADRETWDRYRADLLARRPFRDFTYRIIMPGGSVRHLSTSGKPVFDRTGRFTGYRGVGRDVTREVEAEQAVRKAREAAEAANQAKSQFLAIMSHELRTPMTGVLGTIDLLSDTGLTTEQAQWLAIMRTSAETLMTVLNDILDFSKIEAGQLQFEQVEFRLGTVTREVTGLYARLAADKGLSFTVLRDGLQTDEVRGDPVRLRQVLFNLVGNALKFTERGRIEIRVSEVPSDSAGLIVRFEVEDTGIGLSEEERRHLFQAFSQADATTTRRFGGTGLGLAICKRLVEAMGGDIGVESVPGAGSTFWFTVSLERSAVPVPAPRPDGGVPDAAPRRVLLAEDDDLNRLLIATMIRRMGHEVRTAEDGARAVDEVAAGGYDIAILDLQMPVMTGLEAARRIRAMQGRAAELPLVALTADAIPERHAELQAAGFNRCLTKPVDPRQLAEAIGGLTRAIDDLPASAVR from the coding sequence ATGCCGGTGGGTACCGAAAAGCTGTGGGGAGTCCTGCGCGGTCTTCGATTGCGCCTGATGCTGCTGGTATGCTGCGGCGTCCTTCCCTTGTCCCTCCTGGTCCTTCACCTCCTGGAACAGCAGCGCCAGCAGATCCTGACCGGCGCGCGCGACGATGTCATGACCCTGGCGCGAGAGGCGGGCATGCGGCAGGGCGAGGTCCTCGCCCAGGTGCGAGGGCTTCTCCAGGTGCTCACGGCCGTTCCGGCCCTGCGGGAATTCGAGGAGGGAACCTGCAGCGGGATGCTGGACGAGATCGTCCGGCACCAGCCCGGCCTAACCTCGCTCTGGATCGCCCGGCCCGACGGCAGCGTGCCGTGCAGCCACCATCCGGGGGGCCTCGCCCTCAACATGGCCGAGCGCGCCTACTTCCGGGATGCCGTGTCGGAGAACAGGTTCGTCGTCAGCGATTACCTGATCGGCCGGGTCAGCGGGCGGCCGGTCCTCGGCACCGCCTTGCCGTTCAGCCGGCCGGACGGGCGGATCGCCGGAGTCGCGATGGCCGGCATCAATATCGGCTGGCTTCACAGGCTGGCGGAGCAGGTCGTCAATGCGAAGGACATAAGTTTGGTCCTGGTCGACGGGAACGGCACTTTGCTGGCCCATGGCTCGGTCGCCGCCCCGTCGGACCCGCCGGTCGGCTCGAAAGTCGCGGATCATCCGCTGGTCGCCGCCATGCTGGGCAGTCTGGAGGGCACCGTCGAAACCTCCGATTTGTCCGGAGTCGGCCGCCTGTTCGCCCATGTGGCGCTTCCCGGAACCGGCGCCAGGCTCGCGGTAGGCATCGAACGCGACGCCGTCCTGGCCCAGGTCGACCGGCAACGCACCATCAGCCTTGTGACCCTTTTCCTGGTGGCTGCGGCATCCCTGACCACCGCCGCCCTGGCCGGGGAGGTGCTGGTGCTGCGCTGGCTCGACCGGCTGCGGGAAGCGGCGGCACGGCTGGGGCGGGGCGACCTGTCGGTCCGGGCGCCGCTGCCTTCCGGCGGTGAACTGCGGGAGTTGGCCGGCGCCTTCAACGACATGGCCGACAGCCTGGAGCAGCGCGAGCAGAGCCGTAGCGAGTCCGAGGCCCGGTTCCGCGACATGGCCGAGGTATCGAGCGACTGGTTCTGGGAAACCGGGCCGGACAACCGCTTCACCTATATCTCCAAGGGGATCAACCTGACCGGGGCCGGACAGGACCTCTTCGTCGGGGCGCTGAGGGAGGAAATCGCGGCGCAGCCGGCCGACGATGCCGACCGCGAGACCTGGGACCGCTACAGGGCGGACCTCCTGGCCCGCCGCCCGTTCCGCGATTTCACCTACCGGATCATCATGCCCGGCGGATCGGTCCGGCACCTGTCGACCAGCGGCAAGCCGGTGTTCGATCGGACGGGCCGGTTCACCGGTTATCGCGGCGTCGGACGGGACGTGACCCGGGAGGTCGAGGCGGAGCAGGCCGTGAGGAAGGCGCGGGAAGCGGCCGAAGCGGCGAACCAGGCCAAGTCGCAGTTCCTGGCGATCATGAGCCACGAACTCCGCACGCCCATGACCGGCGTGCTCGGCACGATCGACCTGCTCTCCGACACGGGTCTGACCACCGAGCAGGCCCAATGGCTGGCCATCATGCGGACATCCGCCGAGACGCTGATGACCGTGCTGAACGACATCCTGGACTTCTCGAAGATCGAGGCGGGCCAGCTCCAGTTCGAGCAGGTCGAGTTCCGGCTCGGCACGGTGACCCGCGAAGTCACCGGCCTGTATGCCCGGCTGGCGGCCGACAAGGGGTTGTCCTTCACGGTCCTCCGGGACGGATTGCAGACTGACGAGGTGCGCGGCGACCCGGTGCGGCTGCGACAGGTCCTGTTCAATCTGGTCGGCAACGCCCTCAAGTTCACCGAGCGGGGTCGCATCGAGATCCGGGTCTCGGAGGTGCCGTCCGACTCCGCCGGCCTGATCGTCCGGTTCGAGGTGGAGGACACCGGCATCGGCCTCAGCGAGGAGGAGCGCCGCCACCTTTTCCAGGCGTTCTCGCAGGCCGACGCGACCACGACCCGCCGGTTCGGGGGGACCGGCCTCGGCCTCGCGATCTGCAAGCGGCTGGTCGAGGCCATGGGCGGGGACATCGGGGTCGAGAGCGTTCCCGGCGCGGGGTCGACCTTCTGGTTCACGGTCAGCCTGGAACGCTCCGCCGTGCCCGTCCCGGCTCCCCGCCCGGATGGGGGCGTGCCGGACGCCGCCCCCAGGCGCGTGCTGCTCGCCGAGGATGACGATCTCAATCGCCTGCTGATCGCGACCATGATCCGGCGCATGGGGCATGAGGTTCGGACCGCCGAGGACGGCGCGCGGGCCGTGGACGAGGTGGCGGCAGGCGGGTATGACATCGCCATCCTGGACCTTCAGATGCCGGTGATGACCGGGCTGGAAGCAGCCCGGCGGATCCGGGCGATGCAGGGGCGGGCGGCCGAACTGCCGCTGGTGGCGCTCACCGCCGACGCCATACCTGAACGGCACGCGGAGCTTCAAGCCGCCGGCTTCAACCGGTGCCTGACCAAGCCGGTCGACCCTCGCCAGCTCGCCGAGGCGATCGGCGGCCTTACCCGGGCGATCGACGATCTGCCGGCATCGGCGGTTCGTTGA